A region of the Nocardia asteroides genome:
GAAGCCGATCAATCCCGCCGCCAGCGCCACCGTGAGGACGACCTTCCGCCGGGTGGGCGGGTGGGTGGCCAGCGTGACCCCGATCGAGGGGCGCAGCGTGACGAATACGGCGACGCCGACCAGCACCACCATCACGATCGGAACGAACAGCTCGCGGTCGATCAGCGAGACCGCGGCCGCGCCCAGCGCCGCCGTCAGCGCGGCGATCGTCGCGGCGGGCAGCAGCACCCGCCAGCGCATCGGCACCTTGCGGGCGAAGGTCAGCACCGAGGCGCTCGTCCCGGCGACCGCGGCGAGTTTGTTCGTCCCCAGCGCGGTCTGCGGCGCGATCCCGGGAGCCACCACGAACAGCGTCGGCAGGACGATCAGCCCGCCGCCGCCCACCACTGCGTCCACCCACCCCGCGGCCGTCGCCGCCGTCAACAAAACCGCCCAGTCTCCGATCTCCACCCCGTCAGACAACCAGACCCCGGTCGGGAGGCGTACGCCGCGGCGGGGAGCCCTCCGCCGGTGCGGCGTGTCCGGCTTCCGGGCGCACCTAGGCTGACCACGTGCGCCGTTTCAGTCTGTGGCTCAGAGGCAAGCCCATCGTCGCCGATTCGGTGCTGGCGGCGGTTCTCCTGCTGCTCGAGATCGTCGGGGTGGGAAACGCGCACAACAAACTCGCCTACCTGGCGATCGGGGTGCTGCTTCCGCTGCCGGTCACCCTGCGGCGGGTGTATCCCCGGGCCATGGCGGCGGTCACGTTGGCCCTGTCG
Encoded here:
- a CDS encoding TSUP family transporter gives rise to the protein MEIGDWAVLLTAATAAGWVDAVVGGGGLIVLPTLFVVAPGIAPQTALGTNKLAAVAGTSASVLTFARKVPMRWRVLLPAATIAALTAALGAAAVSLIDRELFVPIVMVVLVGVAVFVTLRPSIGVTLATHPPTRRKVVLTVALAAGLIGFYDGLLGPGTGTFLIITFATLLGTEFVRAAAMAKVINCGSNLGALLFFGATGHILWALGAAMAVANVLGAVVGARMALRKGAEFVRIVLLVVVIGMVIRLGWQQFG